A single window of Qipengyuania oceanensis DNA harbors:
- a CDS encoding aldehyde dehydrogenase family protein — MKIHSKLYIGGEWVDPLNPSIFEVVNPLTETVCATVAGGGEDDVARAVAAAREAFKEFSQSSVEDRRAMLERIAAGIKARADEFSEAISMEMGAPTWWSSRAQVPAGIAHYSTAAKVLESFEFQKIQGTTAIRREPIGVCGLITPWNWPLNQVACKVAPALATGCTIVLKPAEQTSLDSLLLAEVIHEAGVPPGVFNLVNGPGRVVGASIAEHPDVDMVSFTGSTMAGANVSKAAADTIKRVSLELGGKSANIVLPSADLKDAVGRAVQGIMSNVGQTCTAGTRLLVPSDKVAEATRIAVEVAESIPLATSWDAPAPAIGPIATKRQHAEIVRLISEGVKEGAKLETGGADRPDGVRSGYFIAPTIFSNVSNDMTIAREEIFGPVLSIIAYDTVDNAIEIANDSPYGLSGYVQGEHQEAVEVARKMRTGQVFVNAAHADFNAPFGGYKQSGNGREWGEIGFDEFLEYKSVLGSEIKN, encoded by the coding sequence ATGAAAATACACAGCAAACTGTATATCGGCGGCGAATGGGTTGATCCATTGAATCCGTCAATATTTGAGGTTGTGAATCCCCTCACCGAAACAGTTTGTGCAACCGTTGCTGGCGGTGGAGAAGATGATGTCGCTCGTGCGGTGGCAGCAGCCAGGGAGGCGTTCAAGGAGTTTTCCCAATCTAGCGTTGAAGATCGCAGGGCCATGTTGGAACGGATTGCGGCTGGAATCAAAGCTCGAGCTGACGAGTTTTCAGAAGCAATTAGCATGGAAATGGGAGCACCAACTTGGTGGTCAAGCAGGGCGCAAGTCCCGGCCGGCATTGCCCATTATTCAACCGCGGCCAAAGTTCTGGAGAGTTTTGAGTTTCAGAAGATTCAAGGCACTACAGCCATACGACGCGAACCCATTGGCGTTTGCGGGTTGATCACTCCGTGGAATTGGCCGTTGAACCAGGTTGCGTGCAAAGTTGCGCCGGCATTGGCAACAGGCTGTACGATCGTTCTGAAGCCGGCTGAACAAACATCCCTGGATTCACTGTTGCTGGCTGAGGTTATCCACGAAGCTGGTGTGCCTCCTGGTGTGTTCAATCTTGTCAATGGACCTGGTAGAGTAGTGGGTGCGTCCATAGCTGAGCATCCAGATGTTGATATGGTCAGCTTTACTGGGTCTACGATGGCCGGAGCCAACGTCTCAAAGGCAGCGGCGGATACGATCAAAAGAGTATCGCTCGAGCTTGGCGGCAAGTCAGCCAATATTGTTTTGCCAAGTGCCGATTTGAAGGATGCTGTTGGCAGGGCTGTTCAAGGGATTATGAGTAATGTGGGCCAGACTTGTACAGCGGGCACGCGCCTCCTGGTTCCGTCAGACAAAGTGGCAGAGGCCACTAGAATTGCAGTTGAGGTCGCCGAATCCATCCCGCTGGCGACAAGTTGGGATGCGCCGGCGCCGGCTATCGGCCCGATTGCGACGAAACGTCAGCATGCAGAAATTGTGCGGCTGATTTCAGAAGGTGTCAAAGAAGGCGCCAAGCTGGAAACCGGCGGCGCAGACAGGCCCGATGGTGTTAGGAGCGGCTATTTTATTGCGCCAACGATCTTTTCAAATGTCAGCAATGATATGACAATTGCACGAGAAGAGATATTCGGACCTGTGCTGAGCATCATTGCATACGACACGGTTGATAACGCGATCGAGATCGCCAATGATTCGCCCTATGGCTTGTCCGGCTATGTTCAGGGCGAACATCAAGAAGCTGTCGAAGTGGCTCGAAAGATGCGCACGGGCCAAGTTTTCGTGAACGCGGCCCATGCGGATTTCAACGCACCATTTGGCGGCTATAAGCAGTCAGGCAATGGCCGTGAATGGGGCGAGATTGGATTTGATGAATTTCTGGAATACAAATCTGTCCTCGGCTCAGAAATCAAAAATTAG